Proteins co-encoded in one Metabacillus sp. KUDC1714 genomic window:
- a CDS encoding 2-isopropylmalate synthase: protein MENYKKYARGYFMPPEPSMKWAQKEYITEAPMWCSVDLRDGNQALVVPMTLKEKLEFFQLLVKIGFKEIEVGFPAASETEYAFLRTLIEEDLIPDDVTIQVLTQSREHIIKKTFESLQGAKQAVVHLYNSTSVSQRQQVFKKSKEEIIDIAVTGAKLLQKYAAETEGNFKFQYSPESFTGTEVDFALEICNRVLNVWQPTAENKVIINLPATVSMSMPHVYASQIEYMSDHMNYRENVILSLHPHNDRGSGIADAELGMLAGGQRIEGTLFGNGERTGNVDIVTLALNMFSHGVNPELNFENIQEIIAVYERMTKMKVYERQPYGGKLVFAAFSGSHQDAIAKGMKWREENECEHWTVPYLLIDPNDIGREYEGDVIRINSQSGKGGIGYLLEQQYGLDLPAKMRENFGYIVKNVSDHQQKELLPNEIYDIFQKEYVNIKAPVEFVNYQFTKHDDYQTIVAIKINDELQEVAGEGNGRLDAISNALQTKLGIKYTDLVYKEHAQEIGSGSNAVSYVGITALDGTVYWGCGVDMDIMTSSVKALFSAVNKMTESVKLPIGMDFSLTNK, encoded by the coding sequence ATGGAAAATTATAAAAAGTATGCAAGAGGTTACTTTATGCCCCCAGAGCCAAGCATGAAATGGGCTCAAAAGGAGTATATAACTGAGGCTCCAATGTGGTGTAGTGTAGATCTTAGGGATGGAAATCAGGCTTTGGTTGTGCCAATGACTTTAAAGGAGAAGTTAGAATTTTTTCAATTGCTTGTAAAAATAGGTTTCAAGGAAATTGAAGTTGGCTTCCCAGCTGCATCTGAAACGGAATATGCTTTTTTACGAACGTTGATTGAAGAGGATTTGATCCCGGATGATGTGACGATTCAAGTTTTGACTCAATCAAGAGAACATATTATCAAGAAAACGTTTGAATCACTTCAAGGTGCAAAGCAAGCAGTTGTACACTTATACAATTCAACGTCTGTGTCTCAGCGTCAACAAGTATTCAAAAAATCTAAAGAAGAAATTATCGACATTGCTGTTACTGGTGCAAAACTTCTTCAGAAATATGCTGCTGAAACCGAAGGGAACTTTAAGTTCCAATATTCACCTGAAAGCTTTACAGGTACAGAGGTGGATTTTGCGCTTGAGATATGCAATCGGGTTCTTAATGTATGGCAGCCGACCGCTGAGAATAAAGTAATTATCAATTTGCCAGCTACTGTTTCAATGTCGATGCCTCACGTTTATGCAAGCCAGATTGAATACATGAGTGATCATATGAATTATAGAGAAAATGTTATCTTATCACTTCACCCACATAATGATAGAGGAAGCGGTATTGCGGATGCGGAATTAGGAATGCTAGCCGGTGGACAAAGAATCGAGGGAACATTATTTGGTAATGGCGAAAGAACAGGGAATGTAGACATTGTTACTCTTGCTCTAAATATGTTCTCCCATGGAGTGAATCCGGAATTAAATTTCGAAAATATTCAAGAAATCATTGCTGTGTATGAACGTATGACTAAGATGAAGGTTTATGAAAGACAGCCATACGGTGGTAAACTTGTATTTGCTGCATTTTCAGGCTCACATCAAGATGCAATAGCTAAAGGAATGAAGTGGCGTGAGGAAAACGAATGCGAGCATTGGACGGTTCCTTATTTGTTAATTGATCCAAATGATATTGGAAGAGAGTATGAAGGAGATGTTATCCGGATTAATAGCCAATCTGGTAAAGGTGGAATCGGTTATCTTCTTGAACAGCAATATGGCCTTGATTTACCAGCTAAAATGCGTGAAAACTTTGGGTACATTGTTAAAAATGTATCAGATCATCAGCAAAAAGAGCTTTTGCCTAATGAAATTTATGACATTTTCCAAAAGGAATATGTCAATATCAAAGCACCTGTCGAGTTTGTCAATTACCAGTTTACTAAGCATGATGATTACCAAACCATCGTAGCGATCAAAATAAATGATGAGCTTCAGGAAGTTGCTGGCGAAGGGAACGGAAGATTAGATGCAATCAGTAACGCACTACAAACCAAACTTGGTATTAAATATACTGATTTAGTCTATAAGGAGCATGCTCAAGAAATAGGCTCGGGATCAAACGCCGTTTCTTACGTAGGGATAACAGCTCTAGACGGTACTGTTTATTGGGGCTGTGGGGTTGATATGGATATTATGACCTCTTCTGTAAAAGCTCTGTTTAGTGCTGTTAATAAAATGACTGAGAGTGTAAAACTTCCAATTGGAATGGATTTTTCTTTGACAAACAAATAA
- a CDS encoding ABC transporter permease: protein MSIYFKYLRILFKSQMEYRTSFWLLSIGQFFIPFTVFAGLYFLFERFGQIKGWSFFEVALCFGVIHMAFAISECFARGFDSFSSLVKEGEFDRLLVRPRSTFIQVLGSKFEFTRFGRLLQSLFVLGWAISNLSIEWDYFKVITLLLMIVSGVFIFTGIFILAATMCFWTIQGLEVVNIFTDGGREMAQYPLNIYHKWVSKFFTFIIPFGCVNYLPLLYILDKNHGNTLLYMMSPLVGIIFIFPCLLIWQFGVRHYLSTGS, encoded by the coding sequence TTGAGTATTTATTTCAAATATCTTAGAATTTTATTTAAATCACAAATGGAATATCGTACATCTTTTTGGCTCTTATCGATCGGACAATTCTTTATTCCATTCACTGTCTTTGCAGGTTTATATTTTCTATTTGAACGCTTCGGGCAAATTAAAGGCTGGAGTTTTTTTGAAGTTGCACTATGTTTTGGGGTTATTCATATGGCATTTGCTATAAGTGAATGTTTTGCTCGAGGGTTTGACTCATTCTCTAGTCTTGTAAAGGAGGGTGAGTTTGATCGACTTCTTGTCCGTCCAAGAAGCACCTTCATTCAAGTGTTAGGATCAAAATTTGAGTTTACGAGATTTGGAAGGCTACTACAAAGCTTATTCGTTTTGGGGTGGGCAATTAGTAATCTTTCCATCGAATGGGACTATTTCAAAGTTATTACCCTCTTACTTATGATTGTCAGCGGTGTATTTATTTTTACTGGAATTTTCATACTTGCTGCTACAATGTGCTTTTGGACAATCCAAGGTTTAGAAGTGGTAAATATATTTACTGATGGTGGAAGAGAGATGGCTCAATATCCATTAAATATCTATCATAAATGGGTATCTAAATTCTTTACATTTATAATTCCATTTGGGTGTGTAAATTACTTGCCGTTGCTGTATATTCTCGATAAAAATCACGGGAACACACTTCTATATATGATGTCTCCTCTTGTTGGGATCATTTTTATCTTTCCTTGTTTACTCATATGGCAATTTGGAGTTAGACATTATCTGTCGACTGGGTCGTGA
- a CDS encoding ABC transporter permease, with product MNAYFSVLKLRLLTGMQYRAAALAGVVTQFFWGFMYIMIFEAFYQNYLHTPPISFTELITYIWLQQAFLAFIMLWFRDNELFDLITSGNIAYELCRPCGIYGFWYAKLLAQRLSSALLRSFPILIVAFFLPQPYKMTLPPSITTFMLFLSAMILGLLLLVSISMFIYISVFVTMSPVGSLLVFGIIGEFFAGLTIPIPLMPSWLQNIAYLLPFRLTADFPFRVYSGHIPQDEALIGIFIQLGWLSVLILLGRYAFDKALQRVVVQGG from the coding sequence ATGAATGCATATTTTTCCGTATTGAAGCTACGGCTACTAACTGGCATGCAGTATAGGGCAGCTGCTTTGGCAGGGGTGGTGACACAATTTTTTTGGGGATTCATGTATATTATGATTTTTGAAGCATTCTACCAGAATTACTTACATACACCACCTATTTCTTTTACAGAATTAATTACTTATATTTGGCTGCAACAGGCCTTTCTTGCTTTTATCATGCTTTGGTTTCGTGATAATGAATTATTTGATTTAATTACGAGTGGAAATATCGCGTATGAACTTTGTAGACCATGCGGTATCTATGGGTTTTGGTATGCAAAACTTTTAGCACAGCGCTTGTCGAGTGCATTACTTCGAAGCTTTCCCATTCTAATTGTAGCTTTCTTTTTACCGCAACCATACAAAATGACACTACCACCTAGCATAACAACCTTCATGTTATTTCTTTCAGCAATGATTCTAGGTTTACTCCTATTAGTCTCAATATCTATGTTTATTTATATTTCTGTCTTTGTGACGATGTCTCCAGTTGGCTCATTGTTAGTTTTTGGGATCATAGGGGAATTTTTTGCTGGTTTAACTATTCCTATCCCACTTATGCCATCATGGCTGCAAAACATTGCCTACTTGCTTCCATTTCGCTTGACAGCAGATTTTCCTTTCAGGGTCTATTCAGGACACATTCCACAGGATGAGGCACTTATAGGGATATTCATTCAGCTTGGCTGGCTTAGTGTTCTTATTTTATTGGGAAGATATGCTTTTGACAAAGCTTTACAAAGAGTGGTTGTACAAGGAGGATGA
- a CDS encoding ABC transporter ATP-binding protein, whose amino-acid sequence MITIEGLSKSFKVAKRTTGLRQSVKALFYREHFIVEALKDISFSIEPGEIVGYIGPNGAGKSTTIKLMSGILVPDRGTCSIMGYTPWKDRVSYVQNIGVVFGQRSQLWWDVPVMDSFELLRDIYKIPQKEYKDNINLLVETLDLQSLINSPVRQLSLGQRMRCEIAASLLHSPKILFLDEPTIGLDAVSKIAVRQFIKTINKEKGVTVILTTHDMNDIEALADRVILIGKGSLLYDGKLNELRSRFGTLKTITADYRETVNSFEIHGTSLLSWSPERAIISVDTEKVMISEVVSQLSSKVELLDVSIEAQPIEDIIVQLYKEYEI is encoded by the coding sequence TTGATTACTATAGAAGGCTTAAGTAAATCCTTCAAAGTTGCCAAGCGAACTACTGGTTTGAGGCAGTCTGTGAAAGCGCTGTTTTATAGGGAACATTTTATTGTTGAAGCGTTAAAAGATATCTCTTTTTCTATTGAACCGGGGGAAATTGTAGGCTATATCGGTCCAAATGGTGCAGGTAAATCTACAACGATAAAGTTAATGAGCGGTATTTTGGTTCCTGACCGAGGAACCTGCAGCATTATGGGGTACACTCCTTGGAAGGACAGAGTTTCATATGTTCAAAATATCGGAGTGGTTTTTGGACAACGCTCTCAACTGTGGTGGGATGTACCAGTAATGGACTCATTTGAGCTTCTTCGCGATATTTACAAAATTCCTCAAAAAGAATATAAAGATAATATTAATCTACTTGTAGAAACACTCGATCTGCAAAGTCTCATCAATTCCCCAGTAAGACAATTAAGCTTAGGGCAACGGATGCGTTGTGAAATCGCTGCCTCACTTCTACATAGTCCGAAAATATTATTTTTGGATGAACCAACTATTGGACTTGATGCCGTTTCAAAAATTGCCGTTCGCCAGTTTATTAAAACAATTAATAAAGAAAAAGGAGTTACTGTCATTCTTACCACACATGATATGAATGATATCGAAGCTTTAGCTGACAGAGTCATCTTAATCGGAAAGGGGAGCTTATTGTATGACGGTAAATTGAATGAACTCAGGAGTCGATTTGGGACACTTAAGACAATTACTGCAGATTATCGTGAAACGGTTAATTCATTTGAAATTCATGGAACTTCTTTGCTTTCTTGGTCACCTGAACGGGCTATTATAAGTGTAGATACGGAGAAGGTCATGATATCAGAAGTAGTTTCCCAATTATCAAGCAAGGTTGAATTACTTGATGTCTCTATAGAAGCACAACCAATTGAAGACATTATTGTACAATTATATAAGGAGTATGAAATATGA
- a CDS encoding sulfurtransferase: protein MAIKSVPCIDVNRSQLDDHHVVVDFRDYNNLSENQAFQAIVIPIPYLKRFYHEIPRKHVYVIASNKLEKNIGIRFLQKHGFQVTGYSLAECACHNNTRDMVM from the coding sequence ATGGCAATAAAAAGCGTTCCATGTATTGACGTAAATCGATCTCAACTTGATGATCATCATGTTGTAGTTGATTTTAGAGATTATAACAATTTATCAGAGAATCAAGCCTTTCAAGCAATTGTCATTCCCATACCTTATTTAAAAAGATTTTATCATGAAATTCCAAGGAAACATGTCTATGTCATCGCTTCTAATAAACTCGAAAAAAATATCGGAATTCGATTTTTACAAAAGCATGGCTTCCAAGTAACAGGTTACAGTTTAGCTGAGTGTGCTTGTCATAATAATACTAGAGATATGGTAATGTAA
- a CDS encoding HAD family hydrolase: MIKAIFFDLDDTLLWDQKSVKEAFIATCQIAHEKFGVDPDQLEEAVRNEARELYSSYETYEFTQMIGINPFEGLWGNFLDDEENFKKMSEIVPAYRKEAWTRGLKACGIDDQEFGAKLAEEFPAQRRQKPFVYDESFKVLDELKDTYRLLLLTNGSPDLQNTKLDITPELVPYFEQIIISGAFGRGKPDASIFEHALEKMNLTKDEAIMVGDNLMTDILGASRAGIKSVWINRHDKERNEVIPTFEITHLEELYPILDKLNK; encoded by the coding sequence ATGATTAAAGCAATCTTCTTTGATTTAGATGATACATTATTATGGGATCAAAAAAGTGTAAAAGAAGCATTTATCGCTACGTGTCAGATCGCTCATGAAAAATTCGGAGTCGATCCAGATCAATTGGAAGAAGCTGTACGAAATGAAGCGAGAGAGCTATATTCTTCATATGAAACGTATGAATTTACACAAATGATCGGGATTAATCCATTTGAAGGACTGTGGGGAAACTTTTTAGATGATGAAGAGAATTTTAAAAAGATGTCAGAAATCGTTCCCGCATATCGTAAAGAAGCATGGACAAGAGGGCTAAAGGCTTGCGGAATCGATGATCAAGAGTTTGGTGCCAAACTAGCTGAAGAGTTTCCTGCGCAAAGACGTCAAAAGCCATTTGTATATGACGAGTCGTTTAAGGTATTGGACGAGCTAAAGGATACATACCGTCTTTTATTATTAACAAATGGATCACCAGATCTTCAAAATACAAAATTAGATATTACACCTGAGCTTGTTCCATATTTTGAACAAATCATTATCTCTGGTGCATTTGGAAGAGGAAAACCAGATGCTTCTATATTTGAACATGCCTTAGAAAAAATGAATTTAACGAAAGATGAAGCAATCATGGTTGGTGATAATTTAATGACAGATATCCTTGGCGCTTCTCGAGCTGGAATCAAATCTGTTTGGATCAATCGTCATGATAAAGAACGTAATGAAGTTATCCCTACTTTTGAAATTACACATCTTGAAGAACTTTATCCTATTTTAGACAAGTTAAACAAGTAA
- the uraD gene encoding 2-oxo-4-hydroxy-4-carboxy-5-ureidoimidazoline decarboxylase yields the protein MITIKDVNEFSQSEFVALLGWIFEDTPWIADKVWELRPFPSIQFLHRSMVKLVEKSSKEEKFALILAHPDLGTKIKLSTSSKFEQQQAGLDQLSPNEYKRFLALNNKYIKKFGFPFVLAVRGHNKDSIYDTMKRRVKNKEEQEFETAMEEIYKISWFRLRDIVTNEGSYNHGKSNNVLR from the coding sequence GAGTTTGTAGCACTTCTTGGCTGGATATTCGAGGATACTCCTTGGATTGCTGACAAAGTATGGGAGTTACGACCTTTTCCTTCGATACAATTTCTTCATCGTTCAATGGTAAAGCTTGTTGAGAAATCTTCAAAGGAAGAAAAGTTCGCTTTAATTCTAGCACATCCTGATTTAGGTACAAAAATAAAATTGTCCACTTCTTCAAAATTTGAACAACAACAAGCAGGTTTAGATCAGCTTTCCCCAAATGAATATAAGCGTTTTCTGGCGCTTAACAACAAATACATTAAGAAATTTGGTTTCCCTTTTGTTTTAGCAGTACGTGGTCATAATAAAGATTCTATTTATGACACAATGAAGAGGAGAGTTAAAAATAAAGAAGAACAAGAATTTGAAACAGCTATGGAGGAAATTTATAAAATATCATGGTTTAGATTAAGAGATATTGTTACAAACGAAGGGAGCTATAATCATGGAAAATCGAACAATGTATTACGGTAA